A genomic segment from Corythoichthys intestinalis isolate RoL2023-P3 chromosome 2, ASM3026506v1, whole genome shotgun sequence encodes:
- the zgc:113278 gene encoding translocating chain-associated membrane protein 1-like 1-like, which produces MGLRKKNKSPPVLSHEFVIQNHADMVSCLAMIILLGLMFEITAKFAIMFITVQYNVTQVLDEKNDPVNLYHYGPKDVATVFFYLLIIVILHALIQEYILDKMNRRLHLSKTKHSKFNESGQLAAFYLFSFIWGCSILTAEDFAKNPTFLWEGYPHTHMVFQVKFFYICQIAYWLHALPELYFQKVRKEDIPRQLNYICLYVVHITGAYILNLYRLGVVLLVPHYLVELLFHASRLFYFSDENKQKGFTLWALLFVIARLLTLTLSVLTFGFGLPRTKNQGFSLVEGNFNVLTIRMSCLAAICLTQAWMMWKFINFQLKKWREHSQNQASKKKTASPKSKPHKRELTRGAVNGIVKPDDKTSPRMRRVKNS; this is translated from the exons ATGGGTCTCCGCAAGAAGAACAAGAGCCCGCCGGTGCTCAGCCACGAATTTGTGATCCAGAACCACGCCGACATGGTGTCGTGCCTGGCTATGATCATCCTCCTGGGCCTGATGTTTGAG atCACGGCAAAGTTTGCCATCATGTTCATTACAGTCCAGTACAATGTCACACAAGTTCTTG aTGAAAAGAATGATCCAGTGAACCTTTACCATTATGGTCCTAAAGATGTGGCCACTGTGTTTTTTTACTTACTAATTATCGTTATTCTTCATGCCCTGATACAAGAGTATATACTTGAT AAAATGAACAGAAGGTTGCATCTGTCAAAGACCAAACACAGCAAGTTCAATGAATCAGGGCAATTGGCAGCATTTTACTTGTTTTCCTTCATTTGGGGATGCAGCATCTTGACAGCG GAGGACTTTGCAAAAAATCCCACTTTCCTCTGGGAAGGTTACCCCCACACTCACATGGT TTTTCAGGTCAAGTTTTTCTACATTTGCCAAATTGCCTATTGGCTTCATGCACTTCCTGAGCTGTACTTCCAAAAAGTACGCAAG GAAGACATCCCCCGCCAACTCAACTACATTTGCCTTTATGTTGTCCATATCACTGGTGCCTACATCTTAAA CCTCTACCGACTTGGTGTGGTGTTGCTGGTCCCTCACTATTTGGTGGAGCTCCTGTTTCACGCCTCACGCCTCTTCTACTTCAGTGATGAGAACAAACAGAAAGG TTTCACTCTGTGGGCTTTGCTTTTTGTCATCGCTCGCCTCCTCACACTCACTCTTTCGGTCCTGACATTTGGCTTTGGGTTGCCACGGACAAAAAACCAAGGATTTTCTCTTGTAGAAGGCAACTTTAATGTGCTCACCATAAG GATGTCATGTTTGGCAGCCATCTGCCTGACTCAAGCTTGGATGATGTGGAAGTTCATCAATTTCCAGCTAAAGAAGTGGAGAGAACACAGCCAGAACCAGGcctcaaaaaagaaaacagcCAGCCCAAAGAGCAAACCTCACAAAAGGGAGCTGACAAGGG